GAAAGTATCTCTTTATTTTGAAATCAACCTAAGGGCAGTAAGCCTGTTGAATGACGCCAATTGGAAAAGAGTTGTCAAAAAAGGTCATGATCAAACCAGATCCTATCTTGAAGAACTTCCCGTGGAGGAGAAATTCTGGATCAAAAATTCTTAATATTTACATCAAAAGAAAAAGAATAGGATTATGGATTTCGAAAATGTGATCGCATTTATTTTCTTGTTTTATCTGCGGAGGCAGTTGAAAACAAAAGAAATCCCAGAGAAATGGAAGAAACCCATTAATTACGGGCTTATCATCGTAATTATTTTGGCACTTTTGGCAGGTTCTGGTCTCGTGAATGATTTGATTCTCAAATTCTTCAGCATTTTTCTGATATCATATATTGTTTACAATATTTTCACCCATCCCGAATTTTCCGGAACAAAGTCATTGGTCTATGCCGCACTGCCTTTAATTGCTGTATCCTTAATCAGAGATGTTTTTGAACTCGCCATGCCAGAATTGTTCGAGACCTGGGACAAGGTATTTGATGTAGCTTCATTTTTTGCTTTTATCTGGTTGGTAGCGATGTATATCACCTACAGGAAACAGAAAAAAGCACTTTTGGCTGAAAAAGTCAAAGCTTTGGAAAGAGAAAAGGAATTTCAGATCACCCAAAGTATCAAAGCCCAATTAGAGATAGATGTTGCAGAAAGGACTGCAGAATTGGTCAAACAAAAAGAGGAACTGGAAAAAGCTCTGGTAGACCTCAAAGCTGCTCAATCACAATTGATCCAATCGGAAAAAATGGCATCTTTGGGTGAACTGACTGCGGGGATTGCCCATGAAATCCAAAACCCTTTGAATTTTGTCAATAATTTTTCGGAGGTTAGTCAGGAATTGATCGATGAAATGAATCAGGAAATAGAGAAAGGTGACCTTGCAGAAGTAAAGGCAATTGCCATAGATATCAAACAAAACCTGGAAAAAATTCATCACCATGGTAGTCGTGCGGACAACATTGTCAAGGGGATGTTGCAACATAGCCGTACAAGCCTGGGAGAAAAAACCTCTACGGATATCAATGTATTGGCAGATGAGTATCTCCGTCTTTCCTATCATGGGCTGAGGGCAAAAGACAAATCTTTCAACGCTGACTTTAAAACCGACCTGCAAACCGACCTGCCAAAAATCAATGTCGTACCTCAGGATATTGGAAGAGTATTGCTAAATCTGATCAATAATGCCTTTTATGCTGTCAACGAATTTCGGAAAAAGACCGACATTTCTGAGGAATACAAACCTTCCGTTACAGTAAGCACTTCGACCAATGAAAAGGGTAATGAAATCATAATAAAAGTTGCCGATAACGGCCCCGGAATCCCAAAACAAGTAAAAGACAAAATATTCCAGCCTTTCTTCACCACCAAACCTACCGGACAGGGAACGGGCTTAGGTTTGTCGTTAAGTTATGATATCGTTAAAGCCCATGGGGGTGAACTAAAAGTTGAATCTCCCTACCCAGGAGGTGTTGGAGGAAAAGGCAAAGGAACGGTTTTCATCGTAAAACTCCCAGTTTGAAGGATATTTGAAATTTAGGTTTTTATTTAGAATTTTCTGGTATTTTGGGACTCCTTAGCTAGTAGATTCCAATTATCAATAAAGAATTGTACCAAATTGATGGATTGAAACCTTGAAGTAATTGAATTTCCATGCAATTGTGTATTTTACATAAAAATTAGACTTTGGTTTAAAGATGACAAAAACCACCAATCCTAAGATAATTTTGATACAAAGGTTTTGCTTTTTTTTATTTGCTTTTCTCACACCACTATTGGTGCAAAATCATGCATTTGCCCAATCCAAGGTAGAAATTGATTTACAGCTAATTTCAAACTATACCTCAAAAATTGACAAAGTCCATTTTCAAGCCATGAGTTTGAATCATAATATTGGAGGAATCATGGGTTTTATTACTACTTCCAATTTTTCGGACATTGATGGGGAAAACCTTAAAACAGGCAATTGGTATACCTCTTGGTGGGCTTATCTTTTTTACCTTTTAATTTTTGGGTTTTTGATGTTTTTGGTAGATAGATATCAAAGAAGCCGGCTTTTGTCAAAAGTATATGCTGAAAACCGGGAAAAAGAGCTGATTCACGCCAAAGAAATCCAAGAAGCCTATAATGAACTTAAAGCCACTCAGGCACAATTGGTACAGCAGGAAAAACTGGCCAGTTTGGGTCAGCTTACAGCCGGCATCGCCCATGAAATCAAAAATCCATTGAATTTTGTCAATAATTTTTCCGAGCTCAGTCTTGAATATGTTGAAGAGATTTTTTTAGAACTTGATAAGTTGGAGCAAAGTGAAATCACAGCAGAGATGAGGGCATTGTTGGAAGATATAAAATATAACCTTCAAAAAACCTTGCAACATGGATCCAGGGCGGACGGTATTGTAAAATCCATGCTGATGCATTCGAGAGGTGGAAAAGGAATCATGGAACCCACAGACCTGAATGGACTTATAAAAGAATATGTCAATTTGGCCTTTCATGGCATGAGGGCAAATAAAAATCCCATCAATGTAGATATTCAGCTTCAGCTCGATGAAAATCTTACAACTGCCAATATCAACCCTGAGGATTTCAGCAGGGTAATCCTTAATCTCTGCAAAAATGCGTTTGACGCGATGCGGGACAAGACCAAAGAAAATCAAAATGGCTATTTGCCCAAATTGACAGTAAGGACAAAAGATTCAGATGATAAAATACTAATTGAAGTTGAAGACAATGGTCCGGGTATCGCGGAGGAAAACAGGGACAAGCTTTTAACGCCTTTTTTCACAACCAAAAAAGGAAATGAAGGTACCGGATTGGGTTTAAGTATCACTCATGATATAGTCAAAGCACATCAGGGTATTTTGGAAATTAGTTCAAAAGAAGGTGAATTCACCAAGTTTAGTATTTTATTGCCCAAAGAAATAAAAAAAGATCAAAATGAAAATACTTATAGTAGATGATGAAAAAGATGTCGAAATGCTATTTCGGCAAAAATTCCGAAAGGAAATGAGAAACGAAAATCTGGAATTGGTTTTTGCTTTTTCGGGTGCAGAGGCCTTGAGAATTCTGGAAGAATCAGATCCGCCCAAAGTTGTGTATGTCTTTTCCGATATCAATATGCCCGGCATGACCGGACTTGAATTGCTCGAAAAGGTCAAGAAAAAATTCCCGCAGATCAATGTGAGTATGATATCTGCTTACGGAGACAGTGAAAATTATAAAAAAGCCATTAACTCCGGCGCAAAAGAGTTCTTTACAAAACCGATAGACTTTGATTCCTTAAAGAAGGAAATCAAGGAACTAATAAAATAAAAAGAGTAAAAACAAATTTTTAAAGTTATGGCGAAGATACTTGTGGTAGATGATGAAGCCGATTTGGAGGTGCTGATAAAGCAGAAATTCCGACAAAAAATAAGGCAAAATGAGTATGAATTTATTTTTGCAATCAACGGCAGACATGCACTGGAACAATTGGAGCTACATCATGACGTGGATGTTGTACTCAGTGATATCAATATGCCAGAAATGGACGGACTTACCCTCCTTTCACGCCTGAATGAAAAAAATGCTTTGTTAAAATCTGTGATTGTATCTGCTTATGGGGATATGGATAATATCAGAACCGCAATGAACCGCGGAGCCTTTGATTTCGTCACTAAACCGGTAAATTTCTCTGACCTGGAGATTACAATAGATAGAACTGTCAAGCATGTGGGGATGATTAAGGAAACCTTAAAAGCCATGAAAGAAAATAACATCCTTAAAATGTATGTGGATGAGACCGTGCTGAATTTTATGGGAAGCCGAGAAATAGGCGCCTCACTTTTTGACAACGAAACCATTGTCGGGACTGTAGCTTTTATAGATATCTGCGGATTTACCGCAATCAGTGAAACCCAATCCCCTGATGATGTGGTGACACTTCTCAATGAATACTTTGACATCATGGCAAGGGCGATTATAGAAGAAAATGGCATTGTGGACAAATTTATGGGTGATGCGATTTTGGCAGTTTTCAAGGGTGAAAATCATTTGGAAAGAGCGGTAAAAGCCTGCCTCCATATCAAACAGGAAATCTCCAATAAACCTCAAATCGAAGGTAAAATGAACTTTACTCCGAACGTCTCTATTGGCATCAATTCCGGTGAAATGATTTCAGGGAATATTGGATCTTCTACTTTGAGAAGATTGGATTATACTGTTATCGGCGATACGGTCAATACTGCTGCGAGACTTCAGTCTGCGGCTCAGGCCGGACAGATTTTTATTCCTGAGACTTGTTACACCAAAATCAAAGATTTGTTTACTTGTGAACTGGTGGGATTGTTGGAAATGAAAAACAAAAAAATCCCCATGATGGCTTACGAGGTTATGTCCTGATTTTGACCAATTTCAAATAAATCCTTTGCAAAAAATCACTTTATCAAGCTTCCGAAATTCTTGATTCCTTTTTGTTCGGCTATTTTCAATAATCTCATAAACAACTGCGCTGTTAAAAAAGCATCTCCGGCTGCGGTATGTCTGTCATCAAGAGGTATTCCATATCTTTCACAAAGATTATCCAAAGCATATTCACCGGGACTGCCCAAAGCAGGATCATAATGTGGCCCTTTTTCCAAACGCATACTGAGTGCTAATGTATCCAAAACAGGATTTTTTAACTTTTTCAGACCAAAAGACATTAGGGCTTTTTCCAACATAGCTATATCAAATCCGATATGATGGCCCACAATAATATCAGAACCTATATAGGTTAAAAAATCTTTGGCGAATTCCTTTAGTGGAAAAGCTTGATCATGATATAGGATTTCATGTATTTGGATGGACTCTTTATTGTGCAAAGGCGAATCAAGGTAGATTTCCCATGCTGAATTGACTTTCATTTTATATCCTTTGATTTTGATAGCCCCAAAGGACAGAATATAATCTTTTTTGGGGTTCAATCCTGTAGTTTCGGTATCCAAGACTATAAAGGTCAATTGATCTACCGATCTGATGGCTGGAATTTTTTTCTCGAATAGCTGTTCATATTCCTCCACAAAACTGGTTTTGGATACCTTATTCTTTTTTAAAAAATCAAACCATCCCATATCAGCTTCCAAAATAGTCCAACTGAAACCTAACCCTGAGGATTTTCTGTAGTTCATCTATCGGCGCAAATGTGTTTTTCAACAATTGCCTTTGCAGTTTACCCAAGGATTCCGGAATAATATACCTTCCGGAATTTTCGGAGCGTAATCCTTCTATCGCCCGCATACGCATCAGAATTTCATAAGCCTTGCCTGCTTCAAGAAACAAGTCCTTATAATGAGGTTCCAATTCAGATAGTTTTTCGAAGCGCTTGAATGTATTATTTATTCCAACTACCCTATGACTCAAAACCAATAACCTGGCTATATCCGCCAAAGGCATCATGGCCCTCAATTTGATATCAAATTTATCTCTGTGCTCTCCCGATTTTTCTACGATAAAATTTCTGAAAAAACCCAAAGGCGGAGGATTTAGCAAGGCATTTTTGGCAAGGAAATTCAAAAAAATAGTTTTGCCTGCGATTTCTTTATAGATATGCTGTATCATTTCTTCTGCCAATACTTTGTGACCGATAATCGGCCTAAAATCAAAGAATATGGCCGCATGCATCAAAGCTTCCTGATTGGGGCTGAGAATCCAATCACTGAAATATTTTTTCCATTGTGAAAGTGGCTGACACCATTTGGGATTGTTTGCCATCATTTCGGCAGGACAAGATTGAAATCCACAGGCAAGCAATATCTCAATCACTTCCTGCGCAATCAGCATCATATAAGCCTTTGTCCCCTCCGATTCTGAATCCGGTATATCTTCAAAAACAAGCGCATTGTCCAAGTCAGTACGGAGCATTTGCTCCTCTCTTCCCTCACTGCCCAAAGAAAGAAAACAAAACCTGACATTTGCTTCCTTGGGATGATCCGTATCATATTTATTTTTTGCAATCTGAACGGCTCTTTGAATGATAATATCATTGATTTCTGAGATGATATTGGCCACAAAATCCATGGCAAGCTCATTTTCAAGATAGTATTTCAACAAGCGTTCTGCCCTGTCACGTATTTTTGCCATTTCTTTTATATCCCAGGTATTCATCAAAGCATTGATCAGAACAGCGGGGCTATTTCCCTGGGATAATAGAATATCATGGTCCGACAATATCCCGGTAACGGGACTGTTTGGTGAACCATCCTCAGTAAATATCAAATGATGCAAGCGGTTTTTGATCATGGTCAGGTAGAGACTGGAAAAATCCGCTTCCTTGCTCTTGGTCATCACGGGACTCGTCATCAGATCATCAACCAAAGTATCATAACTTTTCCTTTCAGCCACAAGCCTATTTCGAAGGTCTTTATCGGTGATGATTCCCACCGGGTGTTTCTTTTGATTGACCACGACGATTGACCCCACTCCTTTTTCGGACATACTTTTTGCAGCTTTGGCCACTGTTTCCCCTGTTTGACAGGTCAAAACTTCATGGGAATAATTCAGGTCAGATTGACCGGTAAATATCAAGAGGCCATTGTCCTTGGAGATTTCAGAAAATGCTGTCCGGGCCTTTTGTGACTGGGAAAGGTCCGACCGGACCACAACTTGTCCTGAGGCAAATCCAGCCGCAAAATATAGGCTGACCCTACTGTTTTCTAACAAGATTTTTTCAAAAATGGCAACGGGAATTGCATAAATAAGAGACTCTTCCCTAGTCTTTGCATTTAATATATAGGGTCTTTTCCCCAACAAGGCCAATACCCCAAAAACATCTCCTTCATCACATACCTCCACTACTTTGGCTACCCCATCTTTGTTTTCTGTCAATTCAACAGAGCCTTCCTTCAGCACAAAAAAGTAGTTTTGAGCAGGTTCACCCTGCTCAAACAATACCTCTCCACTTGTAAAATACCGCACTTCTACTCCTTTTGCCACCAATTCCAGGGTGGTATCACTGAGAAAGGAAAAAGGTGGGTATCCCTTCAGAAATTCTTTGACTCTGTTGACGATGACATTGGACATGATTTTTTCGGGGAATATTCTTGGAAGAGCAATTTATCCAAAAAAGTGATTGAAGGGCTAAGATTTGCTATTGGGATCCAAAAAATGATGAAAAAAAAGTAAATGAGGATTCGCATTAACCAGAGTCATTTTATAGAACACTGATAACGCTGATTTTGCAGATGTCCACAGATAAATAAATCAGTGAAAATCAGCTCCATCAGCGTTATGAGTGTACTTCAGTAAATTAAATTAATTCTTTATAACCTCATAGGAGATTTCTCCGGGAACTTTCCAGTCCATGGTGATGGTATAATTGCCGGCTTCAGGTATCGGAATATTCGCACCATCGGGATCCAAAATTCCATCCGATCCTGTATCCCCATAATTATGTGCCCAATCACCGGCCCTGAATTTGAAATTTCCTGCAATCAAATCCAGGGTTATCGTGAGCACATTATTAACAGGATCAAAGTTCATTGGAGTATCGTTAGCCCAGCCTAACGGAGTGGCATCACCGATAATTCCCCATCTTCTTCGGGTGCCGATGGAATAGGTTAAGGTGTTGAGGTCTACTGTAATTCTGAACGTCCCAAATGGTTCTGCAATCCTTAAATCCGGTCCGTTTCTCTCCAGCACCCCATTGGACCCTCCATAATTGATGTCCCAATTCGGTTCCTCATTGACTTTAAATGCCCCTGAACCGCCCAGGATATGCACAAACCCTTCATAAATGTCATTGTTCTGTACGGAATAAATAACCGTGTTTTCATTGGAGGGATCCCAGCCCTGATAATCACCCGGAACATACATTCTGGCGTAGGTGAGCTCCTCTCTAAATGGGGTCACCAACATGGTCACCCTTTCGGAGAATAAGGGATCGACTGTTGGCCCCAGAATAGCCCTTACTCTGATATCCACCTGTGTGGCTTCATCAGGAACAAAACCCCTGGCAATCAGTCTTTGGTTGAGATTGGCCTGGGAAATTCCAACACTGTTGCTATTGGAATTACCAATATCCATTGCATTGTCAAATGATGCACCGGATTCCAC
This window of the Aquiflexum balticum DSM 16537 genome carries:
- a CDS encoding response regulator, with amino-acid sequence MKILIVDDEKDVEMLFRQKFRKEMRNENLELVFAFSGAEALRILEESDPPKVVYVFSDINMPGMTGLELLEKVKKKFPQINVSMISAYGDSENYKKAINSGAKEFFTKPIDFDSLKKEIKELIK
- a CDS encoding sensor histidine kinase, which encodes MSLNHNIGGIMGFITTSNFSDIDGENLKTGNWYTSWWAYLFYLLIFGFLMFLVDRYQRSRLLSKVYAENREKELIHAKEIQEAYNELKATQAQLVQQEKLASLGQLTAGIAHEIKNPLNFVNNFSELSLEYVEEIFLELDKLEQSEITAEMRALLEDIKYNLQKTLQHGSRADGIVKSMLMHSRGGKGIMEPTDLNGLIKEYVNLAFHGMRANKNPINVDIQLQLDENLTTANINPEDFSRVILNLCKNAFDAMRDKTKENQNGYLPKLTVRTKDSDDKILIEVEDNGPGIAEENRDKLLTPFFTTKKGNEGTGLGLSITHDIVKAHQGILEISSKEGEFTKFSILLPKEIKKDQNENTYSR
- a CDS encoding 3'-5' exonuclease: MNYRKSSGLGFSWTILEADMGWFDFLKKNKVSKTSFVEEYEQLFEKKIPAIRSVDQLTFIVLDTETTGLNPKKDYILSFGAIKIKGYKMKVNSAWEIYLDSPLHNKESIQIHEILYHDQAFPLKEFAKDFLTYIGSDIIVGHHIGFDIAMLEKALMSFGLKKLKNPVLDTLALSMRLEKGPHYDPALGSPGEYALDNLCERYGIPLDDRHTAAGDAFLTAQLFMRLLKIAEQKGIKNFGSLIK
- a CDS encoding sensor histidine kinase, producing MDFENVIAFIFLFYLRRQLKTKEIPEKWKKPINYGLIIVIILALLAGSGLVNDLILKFFSIFLISYIVYNIFTHPEFSGTKSLVYAALPLIAVSLIRDVFELAMPELFETWDKVFDVASFFAFIWLVAMYITYRKQKKALLAEKVKALEREKEFQITQSIKAQLEIDVAERTAELVKQKEELEKALVDLKAAQSQLIQSEKMASLGELTAGIAHEIQNPLNFVNNFSEVSQELIDEMNQEIEKGDLAEVKAIAIDIKQNLEKIHHHGSRADNIVKGMLQHSRTSLGEKTSTDINVLADEYLRLSYHGLRAKDKSFNADFKTDLQTDLPKINVVPQDIGRVLLNLINNAFYAVNEFRKKTDISEEYKPSVTVSTSTNEKGNEIIIKVADNGPGIPKQVKDKIFQPFFTTKPTGQGTGLGLSLSYDIVKAHGGELKVESPYPGGVGGKGKGTVFIVKLPV
- a CDS encoding DUF294 nucleotidyltransferase-like domain-containing protein, producing the protein MSNVIVNRVKEFLKGYPPFSFLSDTTLELVAKGVEVRYFTSGEVLFEQGEPAQNYFFVLKEGSVELTENKDGVAKVVEVCDEGDVFGVLALLGKRPYILNAKTREESLIYAIPVAIFEKILLENSRVSLYFAAGFASGQVVVRSDLSQSQKARTAFSEISKDNGLLIFTGQSDLNYSHEVLTCQTGETVAKAAKSMSEKGVGSIVVVNQKKHPVGIITDKDLRNRLVAERKSYDTLVDDLMTSPVMTKSKEADFSSLYLTMIKNRLHHLIFTEDGSPNSPVTGILSDHDILLSQGNSPAVLINALMNTWDIKEMAKIRDRAERLLKYYLENELAMDFVANIISEINDIIIQRAVQIAKNKYDTDHPKEANVRFCFLSLGSEGREEQMLRTDLDNALVFEDIPDSESEGTKAYMMLIAQEVIEILLACGFQSCPAEMMANNPKWCQPLSQWKKYFSDWILSPNQEALMHAAIFFDFRPIIGHKVLAEEMIQHIYKEIAGKTIFLNFLAKNALLNPPPLGFFRNFIVEKSGEHRDKFDIKLRAMMPLADIARLLVLSHRVVGINNTFKRFEKLSELEPHYKDLFLEAGKAYEILMRMRAIEGLRSENSGRYIIPESLGKLQRQLLKNTFAPIDELQKILRVRFQLDYFGS
- a CDS encoding adenylate/guanylate cyclase domain-containing protein, whose translation is MAKILVVDDEADLEVLIKQKFRQKIRQNEYEFIFAINGRHALEQLELHHDVDVVLSDINMPEMDGLTLLSRLNEKNALLKSVIVSAYGDMDNIRTAMNRGAFDFVTKPVNFSDLEITIDRTVKHVGMIKETLKAMKENNILKMYVDETVLNFMGSREIGASLFDNETIVGTVAFIDICGFTAISETQSPDDVVTLLNEYFDIMARAIIEENGIVDKFMGDAILAVFKGENHLERAVKACLHIKQEISNKPQIEGKMNFTPNVSIGINSGEMISGNIGSSTLRRLDYTVIGDTVNTAARLQSAAQAGQIFIPETCYTKIKDLFTCELVGLLEMKNKKIPMMAYEVMS
- a CDS encoding SusE domain-containing protein; translated protein: MKTLNIKILSVFTLLCAWACTDPIETVISANPNAPALTSPSAGTSLILNQDISEETVIFAYNKADFGFPAAVNYTVQLVESGASFDNAMDIGNSNSNSVGISQANLNQRLIARGFVPDEATQVDIRVRAILGPTVDPLFSERVTMLVTPFREELTYARMYVPGDYQGWDPSNENTVIYSVQNNDIYEGFVHILGGSGAFKVNEEPNWDINYGGSNGVLERNGPDLRIAEPFGTFRITVDLNTLTYSIGTRRRWGIIGDATPLGWANDTPMNFDPVNNVLTITLDLIAGNFKFRAGDWAHNYGDTGSDGILDPDGANIPIPEAGNYTITMDWKVPGEISYEVIKN